The Penaeus vannamei isolate JL-2024 chromosome 13, ASM4276789v1, whole genome shotgun sequence genome window below encodes:
- the LOC138863860 gene encoding uncharacterized protein, translated as MDIKYSTHITASLILFIAITYNLVGGLHITKVQVPTPLTVGEGGWLECDWADGENIYALKWYLGLDEFYRWTPAENPPVKTFKVRGEPLKVDIEASHKGRVRVDKVTLDAAGVFRCEVSAEGPDFHTESHVASMIVVDLPDGKPQITGLQEKYQPHDEVNLNCTSINSQPMANLAFFVNGKPAENSWLIHQKTPAEPGPGLQTAWLGLRFSLWPGYFRRGVVSVTCTASILDVYNDSSEVIVKGDLPHHASIMEGRASDSAGCAETSRNLLLLLASHLLLLH; from the exons ACCTCGTGGGCGGCCTCCACATCACGAAGGTCCAGGTCCCGACGCCCCTGACAGTGGGCGAAGGCGGCTGGCTAGAATGCGACTGGGCCGACGGCGAGAACATCTACGCCCTGAAGTGGTACTTGGGCCTTGACGAATTCTACCGCTGGACGCCCGCCGAGAACCCGCCCGTGAAGACGTTCAAAGTTCGAGGAGAACCCCTGAAGGTAGACATCGAAGCCTCTCACAAAGGTCGAGTGAGAGTGGACAAGGTGACGCTCGACGCTGCCGGCGTGTTCCGGTGCGAGGTGTCCGCCGAGGGCCCCGACTTCCACACCGAGTCCCACGTGGCGTCCATGATCGTTGTAG ACCTCCCGGACGGAAAGCCGCAGATCACGGGCCTGCAGGAGAAGTACCAGCCACACGACGAGGTCAATCTCAACTGCACGTCCATCAATTCGCAGCCGATGGCCAACCTCGCCTTCTTTGTCAACGGGAAGCCG GCGGAGAACTCGTGGCTGATCCACCAGAAGACCCCCGCAGAGCCGGGCCCCGGCCTGCAGACCGCCTGGCTGGGCCTGCGCTTCTCCCTGTGGCCAGGCTACTTCCGCAGGGGGGTCGTCAGCGTGACCTGCACGGCCTCCATCCTGGACGTGTACAACGACAGCAGCGAGGTCATCGTCAAGGGCGACCTGCCACACCACGCGTCCATCATGGAGGGGCGGGCCTCCGACTCGGCAG GTTGCGCAGAAACGAGCAGAaatcttctccttctgcttgctTCCCATTTACTGCTTCTTCACTAG